The Anolis sagrei isolate rAnoSag1 chromosome Y, rAnoSag1.mat, whole genome shotgun sequence genome contains a region encoding:
- the LOC137095394 gene encoding enoyl-CoA delta isomerase 1, mitochondrial-like — protein MAAQAAAAGSRVWGRHFLPSSGLFSRLQGNQSSVQRLTRRPSVQNRLFSNSKILVELDENTGVATMTMKHPPVNSLNLELLTEFSISLEKLENDKACRGVILTSALPGIFSAGLDITEMSGKNEAHYTEFWKVVQEIWLTLYHSRVATVAAINGSSPAGGCLMSLSCDYRIMADNPKFRIGLNETQLGIVAPFWFKDTITNTIGHRAAERSLQLGLLYSPAEALQIGLVDELVPVEKVPLRATEVMAQWLAIPDHARQLSKSLMRKPTLDRLVAHREADIQNFVGFISRDSIQKSLQKAMERLKQRKG, from the exons ATGGCGGCTCAGGCGGCAGCAGCGGGGTCCCGGGTGTGGGGTCGGCACTTTCTCCCTTCCTCAG GGCTTTTCTCCCGGCTCCAAGGCAACCAGAGCAGCGTCCAGAGACTGACCAGAAGGCCCTCCGTCCAAAACAGGCTCTTCAGCAACAGCAAAATCCTGGTGGAGTTGGATGAAAACACAG GAGTCGCAACAATGACGATGAAGCATCCGCCAGTGAACAGCCTCAACCTGGAATTACTAACTGAGTTTTCCATCAGTTTGGAGAAGCTGGAGAATGACAAGGCTTGCCGCGGAGTCATCCTGACTTCG gccctgccaggcatTTTCTCCGCAGGGCTGGACATCACTGAAATGAGCGGCAAGAACGAGGCTCACTATACAGAGTTCTGGAAAGTGGTCCAGGAGATTTGGCTGACCCTTTACCATTCCCGCGTGGCCACCGTCGCTGCCATTAAT ggaTCTAGTCCAGCTGGAGGCTGCTTGATGTCCCTGTCGTGCGACTACCGCATCATGGCTGACAACCCCAAGTTCCGCATTGGATTGAATGAGACGCAGCTGGGTATCGTGGCCCCATTCTG GTTCAAAGACACCATCACGAACACCATCGGACACCGGGCTGCAGAGCGCTCCCTCCAACTGGGCCTCCTCTATTCCCCGGCAGAGGCCCTCCAAATTGGCCTGGTGGATGAGTTGGTGCCGGTAGAGAAGGTCCCCCTCCGAGCCACAGAGGTCATGGCACAGTGGTTGGCCATCCCAG ATCACGCCAGGCAGCTTTCCAAATCTTTGATGCGGAAGCCAACGCTGGATCGTTTGGTGGCGCATCGGGAGGCCGACATCCAGAATTTCGTGGGCTTCATCTCCAGGGACTCCATCCAGAAGTCCCTCCAGAAGGCTATGGAGAGGCTGAAGCAAAGGAAAGGTTGA